ACTTTGCATATCTGACTGTGAAATTACCTTCTTAACGTAACAAACCCATTTAAAGAGCACAAGATTGGGAACTTCAGAAATGTCCTGAGAACTCGCGATCACTGAAGGTAGGCCAACATTACATCAGTCCATTCTTACAGCCATTTCAGAAAGTATGAACAGTTATGCTGAATTTCGACTGATTCACATCATAATGTACCGAGTAATGAGAGTTGTGTCAGCTGCTTTTATGGATAATATACTgttgttctttttcttttctgatAGATATGTCGTTTTACtgcattgttttcttttattttcataatttggCTGCACAGCACAGATGTCCATAAAACTAGAAAATATACTTTTCCttgtaaaaacatacaaattatTCAACCTAAACAATGAGGCTAATTTAAACTACACAGACAGTATATCAGCGAACTTCtttgatctgtttttttttttttttttttttatgtttttccagAAACAAAACCACTGGCAAAGTGATGGAACAAATTTGGCTTCGACTCTTTTCTATTTCAGGtaaaacagtatgcaaaacGTTAAAATAGctttaatatttgaaacaaGATTACAaaccatataaaaataaaagaaatgagGCCAAATGACTACTCACATATTCCTGCTGTTTTGCACACAGTGATATTATGATAATAAGTGTGAAATGTAACAATCTTTGTAGAGGAGACTGAaccttttcttatttttttctcaataataataataatatttaataatattgatattattgaaaagtgcacttttaaagTGCAAGCTTTAACCAGGAGAGAACATCAATGCACTGTGACTGCTGTTGTTACACTCTAAAGAATGATATTAAAAGCAAATCCTGGTTTAAACTTGCCTGAACTATATTTAAATCAAGAGATTCAATCACTTAGTCTCCGATATTTGACCATTCTTTAtgacagaaaataataatagtttctGAAACCTGTGATGTTCAAAACATCTAAAATCAAAGACATCCTCACTTGACAAGCTCTTGTCCAACTTACTCTTGTGATCGTGTCGGACAGATAAGAATTAAGGCAATGTGAACTGAGCTAATACAATCACCATCcttgttatgtttaaatatgcaaaggAGACTTTATCTTATTAAACATTCCCAGaacataaatctgaacattggaCGAAGCCAGGTTAATTTTGCTgatgttaaaggtttttacGGAGGGGATTTTGGATTTCGGATTTCACTTTAATCACTCCATACCTCACAAAATACTGGcaacagaaaacacattttcaaaaatgcatttaccATGTTTTAGAAATAAGATGTTACAAAAACTATATATTatagattcattaaaaaaaaaaaaaaaaaaaaaaacggcaaaaaccttcagaatatggatatgaataaaactgtacattttggTGAATGTAAGTAttgctgaagtggagaaaaaaaaaatgttttttacagatgcaagaataaaatgttttaaaacacaaaaaaatatccATCCCATAAAcaacatttgatttaaaaacttttgaaattgGCCAAGGCATAAAGGCTTTGCCTGTAGTGTCTGACCTTAATATCAAGGACTGTGACACTTTGTTAAGAACCAAAATAAAAGATACGTAaatcactaaaacaaataaaaaccagGTATATTGGAAACATTTAAGGAGgagactgaaaaaaataaaaaacaaaaagctgaTAAAACGACTGTTCTCTTGCAGGACTGCTGTCATTAACTCTGTGTCAACCACAAGAGTATATTCTGATCCAGCAGTTAATGACGTGGGAAAATGCACAGAAATACTGCAGGACGCACCATAATGATCTGGCCACCGTTCAGAGTAATGAAGACTGGACGCGTCTGAAAGAAGCTGCAGATGAAAAACAGTTCTCTTCATACGCCTGGATCGGTCTGTTCAACGACATCAACGGCTGGCGCTGGTCTTACAACGAGGAGAGTCTGGTGTTCAAGAACTGGGCTTTTGACCAACCAGATAACTTCTTTGAACGAGAAGAGTGTGTCAGCATGTATTTGGAAGGAAAATGGTCTGATTACTACTGCACCGCTGAATTGAATTTTGTGTGTTACGACGGTGAGAAACACGCACAGTCACTCTTTACTGATGCTCATTAATTCAGTGAATGCATGAAGAAATCAGTCATACAGGGAGGTTTTAAAGTAaggaaatggcaagtaacactgGATTACAAGtaaaattaagtatttttgtACAAAACACTAAcaatctttgtttttattacaactttggaaatattttgttttttacagcATACTAGAGCTGTATGATTAATCATCAAAAgatctcgattcaaacacccaCGTAATCTAATTTCTAAATGATAACAATTTGCCTGTGTCTATTAAATCTTTGATAAAATGTATTACCAGAACATTCAAATCTGCGCTTGCGCTGCcgctgacacagagagcagACAGTTAGTATGtttaaacagcttcacaaaccaTCTTTTCAACTACACGATACTATTTCTGCCTTACAATTATTCATatgatcacagaaatactggGATGAAAGTTCATAGTTCGGATATAAACACTGATGTCTATGTCGCGATCAAAATAGAGCAAATCCacttttaacatttgttttgaTTGCATCGTTTCACCACTAGGTGGCAACAAGTgactattaaaaaatgtatttgtcattgaatcatttattcaagagattcattcaaaaacacagattcatccagtaatgacACAAGTAgtatttatgagtgagtcattgaatcattcaatttaaactttttctaaattttaatattaaaaaattggtgtattaaatacattatatttgaaattcacatattaaaatgtttaataattcaaagaaattaaacacttttaaatagactgcagaaaataatattttgtttagttcagaATCGTGGGAGAATAGTGATCTCTATAGACCAATTtcctgttagtaaacattgtgacgtttttctgtgggcggagcttcggTGGTGGCAGAAAGATCCccctgaccgcttcactaacgctagctatgaagtctgttagcttgtttttttaacaataacttgaGAAATTCcaattttacctgcatatgtaagggcTGCATACCTGCATACTGTCCGGGACTGCGTTATCtgaaaaggttaactttaacggaTGAAACTGACCGACCTGTACTCACTCaaaggatggacgatctgacagaaTTACCTCCGGTTGAGTGATCACAACTAACGTGTAGTAAAGACAAACTCACTGTGTATCTATGaagatgtaatatatatttcaatttcagcaggaaactatttttacagctacattattattccagccacaattactcataacaatgtatatacaattacacgattaagcatataaatcgtcagtttgttgttttacacacatgcacgcagacattatttcatacacgACATAGTACTGAGatccataagaaatctttagacgcgctcataacaacaaaagacaatactttattgaaccttttctgataagaagtgtgtgcTGCAAACGTGAGCTTTTCTGATGATTGTTTCTGTCCAGTCTGCTCTTTATttcgtttaaccacagctgtcgtcctttatttattttgtctggaAGCagcattcaaatttaaatttcaatatttcaaaattctgattttattctTGCAATTCcgagattatatctcacaagTCTGATAAGAAAAATCAACATCATTCTCTCTTTTGAGTTATATCCCACACATCtggcttttttccccccagaatGGACAAACTCGCTATTGTTGAGTTAAATCGAGTTATAAAGCCCACAATACGAAATATAAAGTCTCAAAAAAGAATTGTGGGATAAAATAGGTAACGTGATGTAAATTGATATAGGTTTAAATACTATTTCATGCTGTAAATGTAggacaaatataatatatttcctatgaactgtatatgtgaatattatgttgaccaattgtttaaatcaaatgtaTGCTTTAAAAGTAGAGTAATCATAGCAGGTTTCATTCATTAGTCTGTCCGTTTAAACGTCTGCGTTTAGCTTCAAATGGCGTTTTTAACGACAGTattctataaaaaattatttgaattccGATTCTGACATCCAAAGGCACAACAGTACATTTTATCTCTTATTCTGTGGATTTGTCCCGTTTCACTCCACTTGTTACTGTGTGTTTCTGCCACCACAATGCGCGCGCAGCTGCGAGTGACGTAACTGTGACGTCTACACGAAATTGGTCTATctgagacaaaaaataaataaataaatcaaaattcaaGTTCAataatgacacttttttttttttttttttgggtggcCTGTTCCTTTAGACTCCCATTTTGTTCTGTCCATGTAAACTATGTCAATATAAAATGCTCAGAAACATACAGTAGTTCTGGAAATAATCTGTAAATTGTCCACAGCAAATTGTCTTGAGACTATTTTTGAATTTTCACAGAGAATGCAAGCGGAACATCTAAACTGGTGTTAATCAAGACCCTGAAGGCATGGCCTGCTGCTCAGAAGTACTGCAGAGATCATTACACAGACCTGGCTATCATTAGGAGTACAGATGACAATGACCAGATAATTAAGTTGATATACGATTTGGTGGATCCGGTCTGGATCGGATTGTACAGAGAGACTTGGAAATGGTCAGATCGAGCCAACTTTACATCTTCAACCCaaaatactgttcaaaaacttgtTTGGGCGAACGAAAACTGTGCTACTATAGATTATCGGCGTGCAACTGAAGATAGACTTTGCACTGATGCTCTTTACTTCTACTGTAACAATGGTAGGTCTGACCTGAACTATTGTGTACATAAATTCCTTTATTTATTGACATAATTGATTATCTACATCAGGGCTTCCCTAATTGGTTCAGGAGGGAACTGCGAAGGGAGTGATGAGttaataaaaagctaataattaaagtcatgaataaacaaataattttgactATATTGGAGCTGCAAGATTAATCATTAAAAGATCATGAACTCTATTCAAACAACCATGCGATCCCATTTTTTAATGACGATTCGCCCGTGTCTATTAAACCTTTGAAAAAGTCTTATTGGAACATTTAAATCTGCATTCGCGCTGTATTATGGGCTATTTCATCTTAGAAACGCAGGAAGACGAAACGTGCTGCCGTCTCCACTGGTTTCAAAACTCAAAGAGGTGCGTATACTAGCAGtggtgttgtcaaaagacctgGTACTTCGGTGCCAAGTCGGTACTAAGAATGAAAACGTTACAGTATAGGGATGTGCAACAGCGATCGAGTCCTCGGCCGTGACCGCGATGATCGATCACGACAACGATGATCATggggaaaataataaaattctgACTGGTTATAGCAGCACTTTGGGCAGCACCCTGAGCTCTGATTGTTTAGCTTGAAACAGCATGCGGTTCAGACGTGAGAAGAGAGAGAAGCTTGAAGTCACCTAGTGATGTCTGGGTTAGCTACAAACATATCTGATTAATCTAATATAGGATGCGTTGAGATATTAACATTTACATGCTGAATGCGCTGCATATTACCAGTGTTTAGTTTCATGCTCAAATACAATACCCAAATTGACTGAGTTATTTGAGGCGGTCATATTGCTTTTAgatgtttctttttcaaaaatacTGATCCTATAAtaagcagtgttttttttccccgtCATATTTGTTGTAGGCATACTTCAAATATAATTGTTTTCGTACTTTGTATGTAAAACACGCAGGCGATTTTAGAAAACACTTGATAATGTAGATGAAAATATAGCACAAATCTGCCATAAACATTTATGACAtaagcattataatgagaactttATAGAATCTATAGTAAATTCCGTGCTTACCCGTGTTTCAGCGCGCTGTTGAAAGCGCATCACGGCGGGAGCTCTCGCTTTGGCGCTTAACTTAAGTTCACTGGCATATGCATCCTTTTGTGCAGATACAAGTTGTAATGTTACGTTTATGTTATGTAGCTAAGTTATCTGATTAATATCATAGGAAGTGTCATAGAATGGGTTTCAGTTTATTGGCATGAAGTCAGCTTCACCTCAGGCAGCTATTCTTTTTACATGcttcttttattaaaatagcaTTTCTGCATCATAATCATAACCTAATATCTAATCATGTGTTcatgtcatatttttatttttaatattgattttCATAACAGTCTTCAGATATTTTCGTTATCTCCATTACGGCCCTCCAAGTACTCGATTAATTGGTTTTGAAACCTATCGATGATTGAAATAAGAAATTGCCAAAAATGCCCCTAACCTATTACGGTACCAGATTCTTTTAAgcaccggtggtaccgagtacctggtcaacccggttcttgctGCACTATCCGAGAGGTGCGCAGATGCACCCTCTTCTTAAAAGCACTGCGACAGGACGACCTCAAAAGGAGGAATTAAAGCACTTAAAGACCGACACCCGGATCAAATGAAAGAGTTCAAGCAGGTAagtttcaatttaaaatgtaatattaagaTCTTCTGTTATGAAttgtattacatattttaatttgaatgtcgGATTGAAATAAACATAGCAGAGTTAATCGTTAGAATAAGCGCGGCTAACGCTAATATATTGAGCATTAGAATGAAATTTCTTTATTAACTATTTAATGCTCCTACAACTTTTattagggtaaaaaaaaaaaaaaagtaggacATGATGGTATTTACTATTTTAGTCACTATTCATGTTATTATCTAACATCAACTTACAGTGagtgaacaatatatttttacaaaattaattaatgtttgtgaatgttatttaatacaaacacttgatcattcatgtttgttcattgtgtattaaataattttaacagactgaacttttgattttatgtcttagtaaattttgaaattaaccCTAAGACGAATAATTGCTATATAACTATTGTTTATTGATAGGTCATGTTATCTAACAAATGGAatcttactgtaaagtgtttttaatactACGGTTTCCTTCTATTTGATATACACTGTCTTAAAATATGTAATCTTAtctaaatttattataaaagctGAGGTTTGTTActgaaaagttatattttagctGGAGTCAATGGTCTAATGTTGTATTTGGTCAGACTCAGCTCATTGCTGTAtttaagtatattatattttccttttacaGCTGCAGGCTGAGGAAGATCATGAAACACCAGCAAACCCTAAAACAGACAATAATGTACAGATGTTTTTCAGCGGCAGCtgaaatatgacaaaaacatttggtTTGAAATTGAtttggtgaaacttgtttactttttttttttttttatacttttattacttgtggaCAAACTtgaaacacttttaaataagcataaagAATGGCATAACTTTTTGTAtagtttatttttgtactttattaactttattaataaaaataatgtgttttttaattagcatgtttttgtgttttgctttggtaccgaaattggtacagAGAACTGTGGATTTcctgcgtctgtccttcaggccgAGTCATGTCTATGTGTGAAAATAGGTTGTCGTGTCCAAGGAAAGCGAAATCTCTGTCTGAGCATCGACGCTCTGCTGGTCAGAGGctttaaaagtggcgctcaaagttaaaatgacttCAACAGCGTTTCATTACATCTctctttgaatgaatcagcgatTTTGAACGTGTAGTTGAATGTGACATCTACATGAAATTGGtctataaaagacacctgttcacaacctcaaacagtccaactccaaactccaccatggccaagaccaaagagctgtcaaaggacaccagaaacaaaattgtagacctgcaccaggctgggaagactgaatctgcaataggtaagcagcttggtgtgaagaaatctactgtgggagcaattattagaaaatggaagacatacaagaccactgataatctccctcgatctggggctccacgcaagatctcaccccgtggggtcaaaatgatcacaagaactg
The sequence above is a segment of the Onychostoma macrolepis isolate SWU-2019 chromosome 07, ASM1243209v1, whole genome shotgun sequence genome. Coding sequences within it:
- the LOC131543340 gene encoding L-selectin-like; this translates as MEQIWLRLFSISGLLSLTLCQPQEYILIQQLMTWENAQKYCRTHHNDLATVQSNEDWTRLKEAADEKQFSSYAWIGLFNDINGWRWSYNEESLVFKNWAFDQPDNFFEREECVSMYLEGKWSDYYCTAELNFVCYDGEKHAQSLFTDAH